A single genomic interval of Metasolibacillus fluoroglycofenilyticus harbors:
- a CDS encoding transglycosylase domain-containing protein — MTERKLTREDIKKQRQQQKKKKQTPFKVWLKRIILTIVFIGVLGFLGGAGLFAYYASSAPELDEELLKYPVSSEFYDINGELFATIGQESRKYVQFEDIPDDMVAAILATEDVRFFDHFGIDLWRLGGAVIANFRDGFGSQGGSTITQQVVKNSFLYNDKKLKRKAQEAWLAIQLERQYSKEEIFEMYFNKILMSGRVYGFGQASEYFYGKPLNELTLDQMATLAGMPQSPNNYNPFKNPDLSEKRRNIVLSLMVQHKKITEAQATEAKKITVAESVLPEDERKPATVTNYPAFLDVVLSELERNGDNDALAEGIKVYTTLDPNAQKIVESVMNNDANFMTEKIQSGVAVVDTKTGEIRAIGGGRHYGAERGFNFAYDLVTRAPGSTMKPIIDYAPAIEYLKWSTGETLVDEPMKYSGTNQTITNWDNKYLGTMTARQALYTSRNIPAVKTLQAVGTDKAKNFVSRLGIDVDYVVESDAIGGGRINISPISMAGAYAAFGNNGVYTAPHSITKIVYRDGSSSREYKSEEVIAMSDYTAYMVTDMLRDVVGNKPNASGTAANVSGLDLAGKTGTTNYSADEFAKYNLPSSAVPDSWFAGYTTNYSIAIWSGYEQRSDAITTWDERRLPQTLFKSIMSQLSSSIETARFKQPNSVVSATVEVGTSPLKLASEFTPDNLRMTELFVKGTEPKEVSDAFEQLELDPPFNLQASYNELANIIDLTWEHQAPGALEEDFDPNAVPISFEVTMSIDGAEPTVISSSSANYVAIPSVVIGHNYAFTVTAISDEVRSESASVSLYIEGLPDEPEEDDWQDWNNGEIDEPTEPEEPTNPETGTDNNGNNNNNGNGNGNGQVTPPTNPTEPTDPGTDDEEVQNGE, encoded by the coding sequence GTGACTGAACGTAAACTTACACGCGAAGATATAAAAAAGCAACGTCAACAACAAAAGAAAAAAAAGCAAACGCCATTTAAAGTTTGGCTAAAGCGCATCATTTTAACAATTGTTTTCATTGGAGTGCTTGGCTTTTTAGGAGGAGCTGGACTATTTGCATATTATGCAAGTAGTGCACCCGAGTTAGATGAAGAACTATTAAAATATCCTGTTTCATCGGAATTTTACGATATTAATGGAGAATTATTTGCAACGATTGGGCAAGAAAGTCGGAAATATGTACAATTTGAGGATATTCCTGATGATATGGTTGCTGCTATTTTAGCAACGGAGGATGTTCGCTTCTTTGACCATTTTGGTATCGATTTATGGCGGCTTGGAGGAGCAGTCATTGCAAACTTTAGAGATGGCTTTGGCTCACAAGGTGGTAGTACTATCACACAGCAGGTTGTCAAAAACTCCTTCTTGTATAATGACAAGAAGTTAAAGCGTAAAGCACAGGAGGCTTGGCTCGCTATACAGTTGGAGCGCCAATACTCTAAAGAAGAAATTTTTGAAATGTACTTTAATAAAATTTTAATGTCTGGTCGAGTTTATGGCTTCGGGCAAGCATCGGAATATTTTTATGGCAAACCATTAAATGAATTAACATTAGACCAAATGGCTACGCTTGCTGGTATGCCGCAAAGCCCAAATAACTATAATCCATTTAAAAATCCAGACCTTTCTGAAAAGCGACGCAATATTGTACTAAGCTTAATGGTACAACACAAAAAAATTACAGAGGCACAAGCAACTGAAGCAAAAAAAATAACGGTTGCAGAGAGCGTCCTACCTGAAGATGAACGTAAGCCTGCAACAGTGACAAACTACCCTGCATTTTTGGATGTTGTCTTATCGGAGCTTGAGCGCAATGGCGACAACGATGCATTGGCAGAAGGCATAAAGGTTTATACGACACTTGACCCAAATGCACAAAAAATTGTTGAATCTGTCATGAACAACGACGCTAATTTTATGACAGAAAAAATTCAATCAGGTGTTGCAGTCGTTGATACAAAAACAGGTGAAATTCGTGCCATTGGTGGTGGGCGTCATTATGGGGCTGAGCGAGGCTTTAATTTCGCCTATGATTTAGTAACACGTGCTCCTGGCTCAACAATGAAGCCAATTATTGATTATGCACCTGCTATTGAATATTTAAAATGGTCAACTGGTGAAACATTGGTCGATGAGCCTATGAAATACTCTGGTACGAACCAAACAATTACCAACTGGGATAATAAATATTTAGGAACAATGACGGCTCGCCAAGCGCTTTATACATCACGTAACATACCTGCCGTTAAAACTTTACAAGCAGTTGGAACAGACAAAGCGAAAAATTTCGTCTCACGTTTAGGCATTGATGTTGACTATGTTGTTGAATCCGACGCTATCGGAGGTGGGCGTATTAATATCTCACCTATCTCAATGGCAGGCGCTTATGCCGCATTTGGTAATAACGGTGTATATACTGCACCGCACTCCATCACAAAAATTGTTTATCGAGATGGCTCCTCTTCAAGAGAATATAAATCAGAAGAAGTCATTGCAATGAGTGATTATACAGCCTATATGGTAACAGATATGCTGCGCGATGTTGTCGGTAACAAGCCTAACGCATCAGGTACTGCTGCCAATGTATCAGGTCTTGATCTTGCTGGTAAAACAGGAACAACTAACTATTCAGCAGATGAATTTGCAAAATATAATTTGCCAAGCTCTGCTGTGCCAGATTCATGGTTTGCTGGCTATACAACAAATTATTCGATTGCTATTTGGAGCGGCTACGAGCAACGCTCTGACGCAATTACAACTTGGGATGAACGACGTTTACCCCAAACTTTATTTAAGTCCATCATGTCACAGCTGTCATCATCTATTGAAACAGCTCGCTTTAAACAGCCAAACTCAGTTGTATCCGCAACGGTTGAAGTCGGTACTTCACCATTAAAGTTAGCGAGCGAATTTACACCTGATAATTTACGTATGACAGAGCTATTTGTTAAAGGTACAGAGCCAAAAGAAGTATCAGATGCCTTTGAACAACTTGAATTAGACCCTCCGTTTAATTTACAGGCTAGCTACAACGAATTGGCCAATATAATTGATTTAACTTGGGAGCATCAAGCACCTGGTGCACTGGAAGAGGATTTCGATCCAAATGCTGTACCAATTTCCTTTGAAGTAACAATGTCGATTGATGGCGCAGAGCCTACTGTCATTTCTTCATCATCAGCAAATTATGTAGCAATCCCATCAGTAGTCATTGGGCATAATTATGCATTTACTGTAACAGCTATTTCCGATGAAGTACGCAGTGAGTCAGCTTCCGTTTCACTTTATATTGAAGGCTTACCAGATGAGCCTGAGGAAGATGATTGGCAGGATTGGAACAATGGCGAAATTGATGAACCGACAGAGCCTGAAGAACCAACCAATCCTGAAACAGGCACAGATAATAATGGGAACAACAACAATAACGGAAACGGAAACGGAAACGGGCAAGTCACTCCTCCGACAAACCCAACAGAGCCAACGGACCCCGGTACAGATGACGAGGAAGTTCAAAACGGTGAATAA
- a CDS encoding N-acetylglucosamine kinase translates to MYVLAIDGGGTKTSAVICDKMGQIYAKVITTRSNPTAMSAKFFELTLHELMQQLRKQNAQIFQNVSSCFVGIAGVKELHAESIVEKIIRQYVQQTALITIENDALVALYAGTFGQPGIVQIAGTGAITMGYDENAQLHRVGGWGYLFDDKGSGYYIGKKALEAVFQSYDGRIQKTSLTEQILRHFCVEDVEKLIACIYNAEHPRTNIAPLSKYVMQEGMRGDMVAIRILNGVCIDFYEAIKACFNKMTWSKQSIPVVLAGGVFTNPDYFINIMNGLIDNELVIFEFKKPALEPIGGAVVGAFKQKGIQLDKEFTQIFNKYWRKF, encoded by the coding sequence ATGTATGTTTTAGCAATCGATGGAGGCGGTACAAAAACATCTGCGGTTATTTGTGATAAGATGGGGCAGATTTATGCAAAGGTAATTACAACACGTAGCAATCCAACTGCTATGAGTGCCAAGTTTTTTGAATTAACATTGCATGAATTAATGCAGCAATTGCGAAAGCAAAATGCACAAATATTTCAGAATGTGAGCAGTTGCTTCGTTGGAATAGCTGGTGTAAAGGAGTTACATGCGGAGTCTATCGTAGAAAAAATTATTCGTCAATATGTGCAACAAACAGCTTTAATTACAATCGAAAATGATGCACTAGTCGCTCTATATGCAGGCACATTTGGACAGCCAGGGATTGTACAAATTGCAGGTACAGGTGCAATTACGATGGGTTATGATGAAAATGCACAGTTGCATCGAGTGGGTGGCTGGGGCTATTTATTTGATGATAAGGGCAGTGGCTATTACATAGGTAAGAAAGCCTTGGAAGCAGTATTTCAAAGCTATGATGGGCGTATACAGAAAACCTCTTTGACAGAACAGATACTGAGGCATTTTTGCGTAGAAGATGTGGAGAAGCTAATTGCCTGCATCTATAATGCTGAGCACCCCCGAACGAATATTGCACCATTGAGTAAATATGTGATGCAAGAAGGCATGAGAGGAGACATGGTTGCGATACGCATTTTGAATGGGGTTTGTATAGATTTTTATGAGGCAATTAAAGCCTGTTTTAATAAAATGACTTGGAGCAAACAGTCCATACCAGTAGTACTAGCAGGGGGCGTTTTCACGAACCCAGACTATTTTATTAATATTATGAATGGGCTCATAGACAATGAATTAGTAATTTTTGAATTTAAAAAACCTGCCCTAGAGCCAATTGGTGGTGCTGTAGTAGGGGCGTTCAAACAGAAGGGGATTCAGCTAGATAAAGAGTTCACACAAATTTTTAATAAATATTGGAGAAAGTTTTAG
- a CDS encoding DUF871 domain-containing protein, with protein sequence MRRLGISLYPGHSTLEEMQQYVQLAHDNGFDRIFTCLMSLNNEQERKKLQQINAFAKGLGFDISADIAPNVFEELGLTYRDIAYLKEQYHIAALRLDMGFSGQEEAFMSLDTSNLKIELNMSNGTKYADNILSYQPNKENIIGCHNFYPRRYTGLSRQHFLKVSQQFKDNHIRTAAMISSQHGKFGPWEQTEYGLPTLEEHRFLPITVQAKDMWNTGLIDDCIIGNMYASEEELRALGQLNRYKLELQVEILPETTALEEKIVLEEPHFNRGDVSDYVIRSTQSRVKYKAEDFPKHNTEPLALGDITIDNNLDVRYKGELQIVLQNIVNEGSSNIVARVREEERFLLKQIKPWASFSFTK encoded by the coding sequence TTGAGAAGGCTAGGTATTTCACTATATCCGGGTCATAGCACGCTGGAGGAAATGCAGCAATATGTACAGTTAGCTCATGACAATGGTTTTGATCGTATATTTACTTGCTTGATGTCTTTAAATAATGAGCAAGAACGCAAAAAACTTCAGCAAATTAATGCTTTTGCAAAAGGCCTAGGCTTCGATATTTCAGCCGATATTGCACCGAATGTATTTGAAGAGTTAGGCTTAACGTACAGGGATATTGCTTATTTAAAAGAACAGTATCATATAGCTGCCCTGCGACTAGATATGGGCTTTTCAGGACAAGAAGAGGCATTTATGTCGCTAGACACTAGCAATCTAAAAATAGAATTAAATATGAGTAACGGGACAAAGTATGCAGATAATATTTTGTCCTATCAGCCAAATAAAGAAAATATTATCGGCTGCCATAACTTCTATCCGAGACGTTATACAGGCTTATCACGTCAGCATTTTTTGAAGGTGTCACAGCAATTTAAAGACAATCACATTCGCACAGCCGCAATGATTTCATCGCAGCATGGCAAATTCGGTCCGTGGGAGCAAACTGAATATGGGCTACCAACCTTAGAAGAACATAGATTTTTACCAATTACCGTTCAAGCAAAAGATATGTGGAATACAGGTCTTATCGATGATTGTATTATTGGTAATATGTATGCATCGGAGGAAGAGTTACGTGCATTAGGGCAATTAAATCGCTACAAGCTAGAATTGCAGGTGGAAATATTACCTGAAACAACTGCTTTGGAGGAGAAAATTGTATTAGAGGAGCCTCATTTTAATCGCGGTGATGTTTCGGATTATGTCATACGCAGTACACAATCTCGTGTAAAATACAAGGCAGAGGATTTTCCAAAGCACAATACGGAGCCTTTAGCTTTAGGTGATATTACCATTGATAATAATCTTGATGTCCGCTATAAAGGTGAGCTACAAATCGTATTGCAAAATATAGTAAATGAAGGTTCAAGCAATATAGTAGCACGTGTAAGAGAAGAGGAGCGCTTTTTATTAAAACAAATAAAACCTTGGGCATCATTCAGTTTTACCAAGTAA
- a CDS encoding PTS sugar transporter subunit IIC — protein MFKFLEEKFVPVASRIGNQRHLVAIRDGFIAIMPLMIVGSLAVLVNNLPIEAYKDFMNSVFGEGIWTQWGGNVWGATFAIVSLLISFTIAYNLTKSYSKDALAGGAIGLASYMTFATYGDGGLTGLTTGTGGIFLAIILSLVSAEMFSRLSGNPRLLIKMPAGVPDAVAKSFASLFPAIITVGLLALIRTLISILFDAPDVIGQFYTLVQEPFMGLTNTWVAALILAFVPAFVWTFGIHGANIIDPFMQTINLDAIAKNVEALEAGQVAPYIINKPFFDAFVNMGGSGTTIALIIAIFIVSRKNKQYSTVGKLSAAPGLFNINEPLLFGLPIVLNPILFFPFILTPMVNVSIAYFATKWGLVPAATVAAPWTTPPIINGWLVTQSPSGAILSIVLIAVAVLIYTPFLLAANRAAAKQVEQQNSSQ, from the coding sequence ATGTTCAAATTTTTAGAGGAGAAATTTGTTCCTGTCGCATCAAGAATAGGAAATCAACGGCATCTAGTAGCAATTCGAGATGGCTTCATTGCGATTATGCCATTAATGATTGTTGGGTCATTAGCTGTTTTAGTAAATAATTTACCAATTGAGGCATACAAAGATTTTATGAATTCAGTTTTTGGAGAGGGAATTTGGACACAGTGGGGTGGTAATGTATGGGGTGCTACATTTGCCATTGTGTCGCTGCTAATTTCGTTTACAATCGCTTACAATTTGACGAAAAGCTATAGTAAAGATGCGTTAGCAGGTGGGGCGATTGGTCTTGCAAGTTATATGACATTCGCAACTTATGGAGATGGTGGTTTAACGGGTTTAACAACTGGAACAGGCGGTATCTTCTTAGCAATTATTTTAAGTCTTGTATCCGCAGAAATGTTTTCTCGTTTATCTGGCAATCCAAGATTATTAATTAAAATGCCGGCTGGTGTGCCAGATGCCGTAGCAAAATCATTTGCTTCATTATTCCCAGCGATTATTACTGTAGGTCTTTTAGCGTTAATCCGTACATTAATTTCAATCTTGTTCGATGCTCCAGACGTTATTGGTCAGTTCTATACATTAGTTCAAGAGCCATTTATGGGTCTAACGAATACGTGGGTGGCGGCACTTATTTTAGCATTTGTACCAGCATTTGTTTGGACATTCGGTATTCATGGAGCAAACATCATTGACCCATTCATGCAAACAATTAATTTAGATGCAATTGCCAAAAACGTAGAAGCGCTTGAAGCAGGTCAAGTAGCGCCGTATATTATTAACAAACCATTCTTCGATGCATTCGTTAATATGGGCGGCTCAGGTACAACAATCGCTTTAATTATTGCCATTTTCATTGTTTCACGTAAAAATAAACAATACAGCACGGTCGGTAAATTATCCGCTGCACCAGGTTTGTTCAATATTAACGAGCCACTACTCTTCGGATTACCAATCGTTTTAAATCCAATTTTATTCTTCCCGTTCATCTTAACGCCGATGGTTAACGTATCAATTGCTTATTTTGCAACTAAATGGGGTCTAGTACCAGCAGCAACAGTTGCAGCACCATGGACGACACCACCAATTATTAATGGCTGGTTAGTTACACAATCTCCTTCAGGTGCAATTCTAAGCATTGTGTTAATTGCCGTAGCTGTTCTTATCTATACACCGTTTTTACTAGCGGCAAATCGTGCAGCAGCGAAGCAAGTTGAGCAACAAAATTCATCACAATAA
- a CDS encoding PTS lactose/cellobiose transporter subunit IIA, producing the protein MEQEALLQAVMGLILHSGNAKSECMEAIQFAKTGDFDAAKDKMMLANEAIIEAHHAQTGLLQQEAQGQNVEVSLLLIHAQDHLMNAITFRDLAQELVEVHERIKGE; encoded by the coding sequence ATGGAACAAGAGGCTTTATTACAAGCTGTTATGGGATTAATTTTGCATAGCGGCAATGCCAAAAGTGAGTGTATGGAGGCAATTCAATTTGCAAAAACAGGAGACTTTGATGCAGCAAAAGACAAAATGATGCTAGCAAATGAAGCTATTATTGAAGCGCATCATGCACAAACAGGGTTATTACAGCAAGAGGCGCAAGGTCAAAATGTAGAGGTTTCATTATTATTAATTCATGCTCAGGATCATTTAATGAATGCCATTACATTTCGTGATTTAGCGCAAGAATTAGTAGAAGTACATGAACGGATAAAGGGGGAGTAG
- a CDS encoding PTS sugar transporter subunit IIB — protein MKNIMLVCVAGMSTSLLVSKMQEAAKSQNLEVDIFAIAEGEVDKVLGEKSIDVLLLGPQVRYLKGAFEAKYKDKNIPIDVIKMTDYGMMNGANVLKHALTLIG, from the coding sequence ATGAAAAATATTATGTTAGTTTGTGTTGCAGGAATGAGTACTAGTTTACTAGTTTCGAAAATGCAGGAAGCAGCAAAAAGCCAAAATTTAGAGGTGGACATTTTTGCAATTGCAGAAGGGGAGGTTGATAAAGTATTAGGTGAAAAGTCGATAGATGTGCTTTTACTAGGACCACAAGTTCGTTATTTAAAAGGGGCATTCGAAGCTAAATATAAGGATAAAAATATTCCAATTGATGTAATCAAAATGACGGATTACGGCATGATGAATGGTGCGAATGTTTTAAAACATGCACTTACTTTAATTGGATAA
- a CDS encoding GNAT family N-acetyltransferase, with product MVHIQKVQENDYWQIHRLRDYCFPNKYTEARKEDFHYWVQHSTTLGAYDGNKVVGQVLVLPLNITIYNKNYKMGGIAFVASYPEYRQQGIVKKLMIESLNQMKANGQTISVLAPFSVSFYRYFGWELFFEKLNYVIPSDKFPALGKQLDVIKRTSFEWLDEELFQQVKAFYNERASVTNGVMLRDDAWWNRLAKRQQNSHFALYYKDNKVAAYIRYEIVNTTFFIHDFIAEDILAEQAIWRYVTAHAASITEIKGVTANHASFGYYFPEPQFEREVVQDVMVRIVDVQSFMQQYKWGIITRSLYVRLEDSFCPWNEQLFEISSERKITALEEDSIDDNEILALPINLFSAMMVGYLSVQDAVMYAQRSLKQEIIGSWQQALPAGKPVFYEYF from the coding sequence GTGGTACACATTCAAAAAGTACAAGAAAATGACTATTGGCAAATTCACCGTTTAAGAGATTATTGTTTTCCTAATAAATATACAGAAGCGCGTAAGGAAGATTTTCATTATTGGGTTCAGCATAGTACAACTTTAGGGGCATATGATGGTAATAAAGTTGTTGGTCAAGTGCTTGTTTTACCACTTAACATAACAATTTACAACAAAAACTATAAAATGGGTGGGATTGCCTTTGTTGCCTCCTACCCTGAATATCGCCAACAAGGCATTGTAAAAAAGCTTATGATTGAATCATTAAATCAAATGAAAGCTAATGGGCAAACGATTTCTGTTTTAGCGCCTTTTTCAGTATCTTTTTATCGCTATTTTGGTTGGGAGCTTTTTTTCGAAAAGTTAAATTATGTGATTCCATCCGACAAATTTCCTGCTTTAGGAAAGCAATTAGACGTAATAAAGCGCACGAGCTTTGAATGGCTTGATGAAGAATTATTTCAGCAGGTGAAAGCATTTTATAATGAAAGAGCTTCTGTAACAAATGGAGTTATGCTAAGGGATGATGCATGGTGGAATCGCTTAGCTAAAAGGCAACAAAATAGCCATTTTGCATTGTATTACAAGGATAATAAGGTGGCTGCGTATATTCGTTATGAAATAGTAAACACAACATTTTTCATTCATGATTTCATTGCCGAGGATATTTTAGCAGAGCAAGCCATTTGGCGTTACGTGACGGCACATGCTGCAAGCATCACTGAAATAAAAGGGGTAACAGCGAATCATGCTTCTTTCGGCTATTACTTTCCAGAGCCTCAATTTGAACGTGAAGTTGTGCAAGATGTGATGGTACGAATCGTTGATGTGCAGTCCTTTATGCAGCAATATAAATGGGGAATTATTACAAGAAGCTTATATGTTCGTCTGGAAGATTCGTTTTGCCCATGGAATGAGCAGTTATTTGAAATTAGTAGTGAGAGGAAAATCACAGCCCTAGAGGAAGATTCTATTGATGATAATGAAATTCTTGCATTGCCTATTAATTTATTTTCGGCGATGATGGTTGGTTATTTATCTGTTCAAGATGCAGTAATGTATGCACAGCGTTCCTTGAAACAAGAAATTATTGGGAGTTGGCAGCAGGCATTGCCAGCAGGAAAACCTGTATTCTATGAGTATTTTTAA
- a CDS encoding GntR family transcriptional regulator, whose protein sequence is MLDKNSYIPIYIQIEEIIKQRILAEEYKIGDAIPSERELSVQFDVSRMTVRQSITNLVNDGLLYREKGRGTFVANPKLEQPLQGLTSFTEDMRARNMVPSSKVVRFEKIIPSVEVAKDLQLELGEEVFFVIRIRNADGIPMAIERTYIPVKIYPMLDASKLEGSLYTLIETAFQQRIGNAIQQMEAAIVSKEDSKFLQINQAAPVLIIKRTSYLTNDTPFELVRSVYRADRYKFISQISR, encoded by the coding sequence TTGTTAGATAAAAATTCATATATACCGATTTATATACAAATCGAGGAGATTATTAAACAACGAATACTTGCAGAGGAATATAAAATTGGTGATGCCATCCCATCTGAAAGAGAGCTTTCGGTACAATTTGATGTGAGTAGAATGACAGTTAGGCAATCCATTACAAACTTAGTAAATGACGGTCTACTTTACCGTGAAAAAGGTAGGGGCACTTTTGTAGCAAATCCGAAATTAGAGCAGCCTCTACAAGGGCTAACTAGCTTTACGGAGGATATGCGAGCAAGAAATATGGTTCCGAGTAGCAAGGTAGTACGTTTCGAAAAAATTATCCCATCAGTTGAAGTAGCAAAAGATTTGCAGCTAGAGCTAGGAGAGGAAGTGTTTTTCGTTATACGTATTCGTAATGCAGACGGAATACCTATGGCAATCGAACGGACGTACATTCCAGTAAAAATTTATCCTATGCTAGATGCAAGTAAATTAGAAGGCTCTTTGTACACATTAATTGAAACCGCTTTCCAACAAAGAATCGGCAATGCGATTCAACAAATGGAAGCCGCAATCGTATCAAAAGAGGATAGTAAATTTTTGCAAATAAATCAAGCTGCACCTGTTCTTATTATAAAGCGCACGAGCTATTTAACAAATGATACACCTTTTGAGCTTGTACGCAGTGTTTATCGAGCAGATCGTTATAAATTTATTAGCCAAATTTCAAGATAA
- a CDS encoding YpoC family protein — MIAVNKQLISQQAVDEWYVNWNALREQIHAAHEARNGQAEPFMHQGIEHFLQFLMIASEVEGYDTQASYELLPLNGGERLAFIRANPAQYASYRQLDELYKETKKRCARLRLQI, encoded by the coding sequence ATGATTGCTGTCAATAAACAACTAATTTCACAGCAGGCTGTTGACGAGTGGTATGTGAATTGGAACGCGCTGCGTGAACAAATACACGCTGCCCATGAAGCGAGAAATGGGCAAGCAGAGCCCTTTATGCATCAGGGGATTGAGCACTTTTTGCAATTTTTAATGATTGCTTCAGAGGTGGAGGGCTACGACACGCAAGCAAGCTATGAGCTACTGCCGTTAAACGGAGGGGAGCGCTTAGCTTTTATTAGAGCTAACCCAGCCCAATATGCAAGCTACCGTCAGTTAGACGAGCTTTATAAGGAAACAAAAAAGCGTTGTGCAAGATTGCGACTGCAAATTTAG
- the nth gene encoding endonuclease III, translating into MLTKKQWMHFLDEMDKMFPDAHCELVHDNPFELTIATLLSAQCTDVLVNKVTKDLFQKYKTPEDYLAVSIEELQNDIRSIGLYRNKAKNIQLLCQRLLTEYGGEVPASREELVTLPGVGRKTANVVLSVAFDIPAMAVDTHVERITKRLGLCRWKDNVLEVEQTIMKKTPIERWSKAHHQMIFFGRYHCKAQNPSCHTCPLLDDCREGQKRLKKGLVKQ; encoded by the coding sequence ATGCTAACGAAAAAGCAGTGGATGCATTTTTTAGACGAGATGGATAAAATGTTTCCAGATGCGCATTGTGAGCTCGTGCATGACAATCCTTTTGAGCTAACAATTGCGACACTATTATCCGCACAGTGTACAGATGTGCTTGTTAATAAAGTGACAAAAGATTTATTTCAAAAATATAAAACACCAGAAGACTATTTAGCTGTATCTATTGAGGAATTACAAAATGATATACGCTCCATTGGACTGTATCGTAATAAAGCTAAAAACATTCAATTATTATGTCAGCGTCTACTTACAGAATATGGTGGTGAAGTGCCTGCTAGTCGCGAGGAGCTTGTCACATTACCAGGTGTTGGGCGCAAAACTGCGAATGTTGTATTATCGGTAGCCTTTGATATACCGGCAATGGCAGTCGATACACATGTCGAGCGGATTACAAAGCGTCTAGGTCTTTGTCGCTGGAAAGATAATGTGCTTGAAGTAGAGCAAACAATTATGAAGAAAACGCCGATTGAAAGATGGTCAAAAGCACATCATCAAATGATTTTCTTTGGGCGCTATCATTGCAAGGCACAAAACCCTAGCTGCCACACATGCCCTTTATTAGATGATTGCAGGGAAGGGCAAAAGCGTCTAAAGAAAGGGCTTGTTAAACAATGA
- a CDS encoding DnaD domain-containing protein translates to MTSNEQLRIWVGQKNITIPQLFFQHYKELHIRDDDAMLLLHLLAFYEEGNDFPTPDDLMARTFFAANEISIKIQRFLQKGFIEITHDVDSDGKIYEKYSLYPLWKRIITLLEAKTITTNNEQQKKEEGAIFSVFEQEFGRLLSPMELENINAWLDVDKHSPELIRAALKEAVLAGKLSLRYIDRILFEWKKKNFTTVKQVEQHAEQFRKRTITQPQAQAEKKPKRAFYNWLEENE, encoded by the coding sequence ATGACAAGCAATGAGCAACTTCGCATTTGGGTAGGACAAAAAAATATCACAATCCCACAGCTATTTTTTCAACATTATAAAGAGCTTCATATTCGTGATGATGATGCTATGTTGCTTCTCCATTTGCTAGCATTTTACGAAGAAGGTAATGACTTTCCAACACCAGATGATTTGATGGCAAGAACCTTCTTTGCTGCAAATGAAATTTCAATTAAAATACAGCGATTTTTGCAAAAAGGTTTTATCGAAATTACACATGATGTTGATTCAGATGGGAAGATTTATGAAAAATATTCTTTGTATCCATTGTGGAAACGTATCATCACACTATTAGAAGCAAAAACAATTACTACAAATAACGAGCAGCAGAAAAAAGAGGAAGGGGCTATTTTTTCGGTGTTTGAGCAGGAATTTGGTCGTCTGTTATCACCGATGGAGCTTGAAAACATTAATGCATGGCTAGATGTGGATAAGCACTCCCCTGAGTTAATACGGGCTGCATTGAAGGAAGCTGTATTGGCAGGAAAGCTTTCGTTGCGCTATATTGACCGTATTTTATTTGAATGGAAAAAGAAAAATTTTACGACAGTGAAGCAAGTGGAGCAACATGCGGAGCAATTCCGTAAACGCACAATTACCCAGCCACAAGCGCAGGCTGAAAAAAAACCGAAGCGAGCATTTTATAATTGGCTTGAAGAGAATGAATAA